In a single window of the Halomicroarcula saliterrae genome:
- the mct gene encoding succinyl-CoA:mesaconate CoA-transferase, whose amino-acid sequence MSALADLRVLDLTQVLAGPYCTMLLADMGADVVKVERPGGDLIRENPPYVSDAESEAYGGYFQSVNRGKRSLELDLRTDADREAFLSLVERADVVVENFKAGTMERFDLSYETLLERNPQLIYSSIRGFGDPRTGETDRQGQPSFDLIAQALGGVMEITGQADGPPTKVGPGVGDIFTAALNAVGILAAVHHRERTGEGQYVDTAMYDCMVSLAERAVYQYSCDGDAPTRQGNSHPTLFPYDAFEAGDGYVVVAAFSDGHWETLCAAMDRPDLAAEYPDASSRRANRESLREAIADWTREHATDEILERLAGRVPAAPVQDTADIFADPHVHDREMLADVAQPGSDEVMTVAGSPIKMTETMPEPRGRAPLLDEHRAELLGEERVDSGREVAESDD is encoded by the coding sequence ATGAGCGCGCTTGCCGACCTGCGGGTGCTCGACCTCACACAGGTCCTCGCCGGGCCGTACTGTACGATGTTGCTCGCGGACATGGGCGCAGATGTGGTAAAGGTCGAGCGCCCAGGCGGGGACCTCATCCGGGAGAACCCGCCGTACGTCTCCGACGCCGAGTCGGAAGCCTACGGCGGCTACTTCCAGAGCGTCAACCGCGGCAAGCGCTCGCTGGAACTCGACCTCCGTACTGACGCCGACCGCGAGGCCTTCCTCTCGCTTGTCGAACGCGCCGACGTGGTCGTCGAGAACTTCAAAGCCGGGACCATGGAACGGTTCGACCTGAGTTACGAGACACTGCTGGAACGCAACCCCCAGCTAATCTACTCCTCGATTCGGGGCTTTGGCGACCCGCGCACGGGCGAGACGGACCGCCAGGGCCAGCCCTCCTTCGACCTCATCGCGCAGGCGCTTGGCGGCGTGATGGAGATCACGGGTCAGGCGGACGGCCCGCCGACGAAGGTGGGGCCGGGCGTCGGCGACATCTTCACCGCCGCCCTGAACGCGGTGGGGATTCTCGCCGCGGTCCACCACCGGGAGCGGACCGGCGAGGGCCAGTACGTCGACACCGCGATGTACGACTGCATGGTCTCGCTGGCCGAACGCGCGGTGTATCAGTACTCCTGTGACGGCGACGCACCCACGAGACAGGGCAACTCCCACCCGACGCTGTTCCCCTACGACGCCTTCGAGGCTGGCGACGGCTACGTCGTCGTCGCGGCCTTTTCGGACGGCCACTGGGAGACGCTCTGTGCGGCGATGGACCGGCCCGATTTGGCCGCGGAGTACCCGGACGCGTCCAGTCGGCGGGCCAACCGGGAGTCGCTCCGCGAGGCGATTGCGGACTGGACCCGCGAACACGCGACCGACGAGATTCTGGAGCGACTGGCCGGCCGCGTCCCGGCCGCGCCCGTACAGGACACTGCGGATATCTTCGCCGATCCGCACGTCCACGACCGGGAGATGCTCGCCGACGTGGCCCAGCCCGGTTCCGACGAGGTGATGACTGTCGCGGGCAGCCCCATCAAGATGACCGAGACCATGCCCGAGCCGCGTGGTCGGGCGCCGCTGCTGGACGAGCATCGGGCGG
- the glmS gene encoding methylaspartate mutase subunit S, with translation MPRTVILGVIGSDAHVVGITILEQALSAAGFDVVNLGVQTSQADFVTAAKANDAEAVLVSSLYGHARQDCEGFHDRLAEAGVDVPTYVGGNLAVGQDDFEATRERFREMGFDRVFDAETDPEEAIAALRRDLRITTTEGEQVRVDS, from the coding sequence ATGCCCCGTACCGTCATCCTCGGCGTGATCGGCTCCGACGCACACGTCGTCGGTATCACGATTCTCGAGCAGGCGCTGTCGGCCGCTGGCTTCGACGTCGTCAACCTCGGCGTCCAGACCTCACAGGCCGACTTCGTCACCGCCGCCAAAGCCAACGACGCCGAGGCGGTACTGGTGTCTTCCCTGTACGGACACGCCCGGCAGGACTGCGAGGGGTTCCACGACCGGCTCGCGGAAGCCGGCGTCGACGTGCCCACGTACGTCGGCGGGAACCTCGCCGTGGGACAGGACGACTTCGAGGCCACGCGCGAGCGGTTCCGCGAGATGGGTTTCGACCGGGTCTTCGACGCCGAGACCGACCCGGAGGAGGCCATCGCCGCCCTGCGCCGTGACCTCAGGATAACCACGACAGAGGGCGAGCAGGTCAGGGTCGACAGCTGA